Proteins co-encoded in one Papaver somniferum cultivar HN1 chromosome 5, ASM357369v1, whole genome shotgun sequence genomic window:
- the LOC113277759 gene encoding uncharacterized protein LOC113277759: MCMWLCIKCLCINAWKKPCTSKIHPAEVFAGPLNVSGAYFLIHGVSKPQGTSGASTYGVMLGLESVEEAVNLTEEILDLLFRRKITTMVPKCSAEERSGIRKKLQIAAINQALVKWNEPQGCYHLIQKLLDISKPKPRATASVKKQKKDANIEAYRWKISNGHYSAAIRILSSY; encoded by the exons ATGTGTATGTGGTTGTGCATTAAATGCCTATGCATTAATGCATGGAAAAAACCTTGCACCTCCAAAATTCACCCTGCAGAGGTCTTTGCTGGCCCTCTCAATGTTTCTGGCGCATATTTTCTCATCCACGGTGTTTCGAAACCACAAGGCACCAGTGGCGCTTCTACATATGGGGTTATGCTTGGTTTGGAATCTGTTGAAGAAGCCGTAAATCTCACAGAGGAGATACTCGATTTGCTTTTCCGTAGGAAAATTACAACAATG GTCCCAAAGTGTTCCGCGGAGGAACGTTCAGGTATTCGTAAGAAGCTGCAAATTGCAGCCATCAATCAGGCTCTGGTAAAATGGAATGAGCCACAGGGGTGTTACCATTTGATACAGAAGTTGCTTGATATTTCTAAGCCTAAACCAAGAGCCACTGCATCCGTCAAGAAGCAAAAGAAAGACGCTAACATAGAGGCTTACCGATGGAAGATTAGCAATGGACACTACTCTGCAGCAATACGCATCCTATCATCATATTGA